One genomic window of Corythoichthys intestinalis isolate RoL2023-P3 chromosome 18, ASM3026506v1, whole genome shotgun sequence includes the following:
- the cdc23 gene encoding cell division cycle protein 23 homolog, producing the protein MNMAALHSEFGDLVQIKKQLLSVTWLCKERGLLHSAKWASELAFALDPLPKDALPLPNPFSEDDIQDLDALTLAKSYFDLKEYDRAAYFLKGCTSQKAYFLYMYSRYLSGEKKKDDETVDSLGPLEKGQVRNEALRELRVELSKKHNAGELDGFALYLYGVVLRKLDLLKEAVEVFVEAIQALPLHWGAWLELSNLVTNIEMLKSLSLTDSWMKDFFLAHMYTELQMIKEALQKYQNLMDAGFTKSTYIISQMAVAYHNIRDIDQAVALFNKLRIEDPYRIDNMDTFSNLLYVKIMKPELSYLAHTLVEIDKYRVETCCVIGNYYSLRSQHEKAALYFQRALKLNPRCLSAWTLMGHEYMELKNTSAAIQAYRHAIEVNKRDYRAWYGLGQTYEILKMPFYCLYYYRKAHQLRPNDSRMLVALGESYEKLSQTAEAKKCYWRAYSVGDVEKMALLKLAKLHEQLNEHDDAAQSYMLYTEDVFSCREQLEHTEVSTALKYLGQYYFKNKLYDEASLCAQRCCDYNDAREEGKALLRQISQVRDQAETPSCDLFAPLSNNNNTTPVRRVSPLNLISFTP; encoded by the exons ATGAACATGGCGGCGCTCCACAGCGAGTTTGGGGATCTggtgcaaataaaaaaacagctaCTTTCTGTTACGTGGCTATGCAAAGAAAGAGGACTTCTACATAGCGCCAAGTG GGCTTCTGAGTTGGCCTTTGCTTTGGATCCTCTTCCCAAAGATGCCTTGCCACTCCCGAACCCTTTTTCAGAG GATGATATACAAGACCTTGATGCACTCACGCTGGCTAAATCCTACTTCGATTTGAAAGAGTATGACCGCGCTGCCTACTTTTTGAAGGGCTGCACCAGTCAGAAGGCTTATTTCCTCTACATGTATTCGCGTTATCTG TCTGGagagaaaaagaaggatgatgaAACAGTTGACAGCCTGG GTCCTTTGGAGAAGGGCCAAGTGCGCAACGAAGCTTTGCGAGAATTGAGGGTGGAGCTGAGTAAAAAGCACAATGCAGGAGAGCTGGATGGTTTTGCCTTATACCT GTATGGAGTGGTGCTTCGAAAGCTGGATCTACTAAAGGAGGCAGTGGAAGTTTTTGTCGAGGCTATTCAAGCACTTCCTCTTCACTGGGGGGCATGGCTGGAGCTGAGCAACCTCGTCACCAACATCGAAATG TTGAAGTCCCTGTCTTTGACCGACAGCTGGATGAAGGACTTCTTCCTGGCCCACATGTACACAGAACTTCAAATGATCAAGGAGGCGCTGCAGAAGTACCAGAACCTCATGGACGCTGGTTTCACCAAGAGCACTTACATCATCTCGCAGATGGCCGTGGCCTACCACAATATCCGAG ATATTGACCAGGCAGTGGCTCTGTTCAACAAGTTGAGGATAGAAGATCCTTACAGGATTGACAACATGGACACCTTTTCCAACCTGCTTTATGTCAAA ATTATGAAACCAGAGTTGAGTTACTTGGCTCACACGTTGGTGGAGATCGACAAATACAGAGTGGAGACATGCTGTGTTATTG GTAACTACTACAGCTTGCGCTCACAGCACGAAAAAGCGGCCTTGTATTTTCAACGGGCCCTCAAACTAAATCCTCGCTGCCTAAGCGCCTGGACTCTCATGGGCCACGAGTACATGGAGTTAAAGAACACGTCAGCAGCCATCCAAGCTTACAG ACACGCCATTGAAGTGAACAAGCGGGACTATCGGGCCTGGTACGGCTTAGGTCAGACTTATGAAATTCTCAAGATGCCCTTCTATTGTCTTTACTATTATCGAAAGGCTCACCAACTCAG GCCCAATGACTCACGCATGTTGGTTGCACTGGGTGAAAGCTATGAAAAGCTATCCCAGACAGCTGAAGCAAAAAAG tgTTACTGGAGGGCATACTCGGTTGGAGATGTAGAGAAAATGGCTTTACTTAAACTGGCAAA GCTTCATGAACAGCTGAACGAACATGACGACGCAGCCCAGAGTTACATGCTTTACACAGAAGACGTCTTCTCCTGTAGA GAACAGTTAGAACACACTGAAGTGAGCACAGCACTCAAATACCTCGGTCAGTACTATTTCAAGAACAAACTATACGACGAGGCGTCACTCTGTGCCCAGCGTTGTTGCGACTACAATGAC GCACGAGAAGAAGGGAAAGCTCTACTGCGGCAAATCTCTCAGGTGAGAGATCAGGCAGAGACGCCGTCATGCGATCTTTTTGCACCACTCTCCAACAACAATAACACGACTCCTGTGAGGAGAGTGTCACCACTTAATCTCATCTCCTTTACACCCTGA